gatcatatcgtatgtcgatataggatacccgccgaaatagtgtgtgataatggtaaataatttatcggcagcaaagtgatgaaattcctcgaagaccacaaaataaaaaggatattatcaacactgtatcaccctagtgggaacggagagaccgaatcgacaaacaagactataattcaaaacctaaagaaaatgtCGAACGACGCTAAGGAAAAatagagagaaattctaccccgaagttctttgggcatatcgaacaacatcaaaatctagtacgggggcaaccccgttctccttagtatatggctccaaaGCCTTGATCCCAATCGAAGCCGGGGAACCTAGcgccaggtttcgatatacaacagaagagtcaaatcacgaggctatgaatactaacctcgaattattggatgaaaaacgagaagctgctctcgtctaaTTGGCCGCCCAGAAGCAGCGGATctaaagatactataatcgaagaaccaatcttcgccattttaaaattggggacttagtgctaagaaaagtcaccctcaacacccgaaatccaaatgaaagAAAACTgtgtccaaactgggaaggaccgtatcaggttctcgaaagcgtcggtaaaggatcctacaagctcggtattataaacagcaaacaactaccaagcaattggaatgtgtcgcacctaaaatgatactactgctaaggtacgaccctcccatgttcgttgatatttcaaaactaacccttgcaggagttcgatcaggaacaagaatggatcattcaacacgaagccctatgtctgaaagcacgcgttgcactctttttctcttagaccggttttatcccaagtTGGTTTTTCGACTAGGTTTTTAAAGAGGCAACctttgatcgtgctaacttagaacaattcaacagtatccgaggcccctttacaatcgacctcgaatactggggggcattacccttcaaatatatcaagttcgatgcaagaaagttacttcataacaacagggttccgataggaaatattgtaagagccaaatggtcaaaacgaaccatgctcatgtagttggcccgagccctgatacaaaacatgaacacatgtataatgactgaCAAAGAAacatttcttctttaccgatatcttatatccaagaaaatttcctctatttcgagatttattatgcaaacaagcTCAAGGGCTGACCATTAATTcaagttcgagaaagcactctatcgaccattatgcctatgggctacaccacttcgagttcgagcaagcactcactcgaccattaagcctatgggctacattacttcgagttcgaatcactcactcgactactaagcctacgggatactcttATTTCCAGTTAGAGCaaatattcactcgaccattaagcctacgggctacattacttcgagtttgaatcactcactcgactaataagcctacgagctactcttatttcgagttcgagcaaaaacccactcgaccattaagcctacgggctacattacttcgagttcgaatcactcactcaactaataagcctacgggctactcttatttcgagttcgagcaaacattcactcgaccattaagcctacgggctacattacttcgagttcgaatcactcactcgaccactaagcctatgggctactcttatttcgagttcgagcaagcactcactcgaccattaagcctacgggctacattacttcgagttcgaatcactcactcgactactaagcctacgggctactcttatttcgagttcgagcaaacactcactagaccattaagcctacaggctacattacttcgagttcgaatcactcactagactaataagcctacgggctacgtcacttcgagttcgagcaagaactcactcgactactaagcctatgggctactcttattttgaattcaagcaaacactcactcgaccattaagcctatgggctatattactttgagttcgaatcactcgctcgactaataagcctacgggctacatcatcttgagtttgagcaatcactcactcgaccattaaacctacgggctacattacttcgagttcgaaccactcactcgactaataagcatacgggctacattacttcaagttcaagcaatcactcaactcgactactaaagcctataggctaccttatttcgagtttgagcaagcactcactcggttataaaggatACAAgatccaaattcgatcaaattgcctaaagccttataaaaaccttcataaggcatgaatgaaacaaaatattctcaaggcagagaataaaacagaGTCGAGTcaggaaaagaaaagatctttatatatacaagaatatttCCAATGTCCGAACAGGACGCTAcacaaaaaaccaaaatgaaaactAAGGGCTAATTTTCCTGCTTATCTACGGGGGCAAGCTCTtatccatcgggctcctccccgctctcggacccactcttgctctcattcgtagcttaacccaggtagaacctttttgcctagggaatccagctcatagttccaggtagaagtactcttagcCTAGGCtgattttcgtagcttaacccaggtagaaccttttctcctagggggatccagctcatagttccaggtagaagtactcttcgcccaggttattttacagtagcttaactcaagtagaaccattttgcctagggggatccagctcatagttctgggtagaagtgctcttcgcccatgcttgtttttcgtaacttaacccaggtagaaccttttcgcctagggggatccatctcatagttccgggtagaagtactcttcacccaggctgtttttcatagcttaacccaggtagaaccttttcacctacggggatccagctcatagttccgggtagaagtactcttagcCCAGGCtgattttcgtagcttaacccaggtagaaccttttcgcctaggaggatccagctcatatgtttccgggtagaagtactcttcgcccaggttgttttacgtagcttaacccaggtagaaccttttcgcctaaggggatccagctcatagttctgggtagaagtacttttcgctcaggatgttttatgtagcttaacccaggtagaaccttttcgcctaagagGATCCAACTCAttgtttcgggtagaagtactcttcgcctaggttgtttttcgtagcttaacccaagtagaaccttttcgcctagggggatccagctcatagttctgggtagaagtactcttcgctcaggatgttttacgtagcttaacccaggtagaacctttgcgcctagggggatctagctcatagttccaggtagaagtactcttcgcccaggtttcttttacgtagcttaacccaggtagaaccttttcgcctagggtgatccagctcatagttccgggcagaagtactcttcgcttaggttgttttacatagatTAACcgaggtagaaacttttcgcggggatccagttcatattccgggtataagtactcttcgcccaggctctCTTTTCGcagtttaacctaggtagaacctttttgcctaggggattcattttcatttcagtaatacaaggcaccaacccctggttacatttcttttccgtaatacagggtcccatcccctggttacatttccttttagtaatacaggaCGCCATCCCATGACtacattcttttcagtaatatagggtaccaacccctgattacattcttttttcgtaatacagggtaccaacccctggttacatttccttgccagtatcagggtacaccaatccctagtcgcttttctgatatagggtctccactccctagtctctttcattttagatatatggtctccattccctagtctctattTTGTTTTTGGGGTACACCATtctcgaccttttattgctttcaataaagtactttagaattttgttacaataactcacgaattttttctagtgcaaactagggtagaaaaatttcgttcgtttattTGTTTTGGTATCTGAGTAgattttacctcgaggcacagggttcgatatggccaaaagaagaagtctcaattcagaataaaagaaaataaaaaataggtgaatccaaaatgcaaaagcaattgaaaagatgtggaatgctcaagacatgactaaagccacgagcattggagtcttgttttgattagaagaagctatagaacaatgaactagcacctacaactAGCGAGCATCagggtttagatcagagtctgcatgaagaaccaatcaagactcaagatcaagtttcagaagacccatagataggaatcttataactcatagctgataggcttgtttagtttcttttttataatagcaggaccgcggaccggagcctcgacggaacctcactcgacttctcaactcatcattctaccattctccttgaactacacgtgacctgattcccctataacccgggatatgtaagttatccaaaaccaggactcggttgcatcctatcttttatttcttttccttttgaataacggtttggtAAACAATTAGTCATAtagctcacctagtctttgcctaaaaactcttcatgtttccaagcaaaaaGGGGCAGCTATGACCACCTaatatttgactatatttgaatttttatcaccttctactatgtaaatatttttagaaaattagtatatatttgttttagctttgttacattttttttatatagggtaagaattaaaaataatttaaaagatcaaattattactattagtattatttttttatctttattttaaaataaaataaattaaaaaaaaccgaaaaaaataaaataaaaatttaattttcggatgggaataaaataatagaaaaattaaaagtatggaataaaaaagtaaaagtaaaagtaggtaaaaaattaaaaaaaataaaagtaaaagaatgtggaaattttaaaaaataaaaagtaaaagaaagttagaattaaaaaataaaagtaaaggtgtgtgaaaatttaaaaagaaaagtaaaagaaagtggaaattaaaaaaaaagtaaaataagtgaaaaataaaaaaagaaaagtaaaaaaagtgagaaattaaaaaataaaagaaatggaaagtggggaattattttttttaaaaaagaagaaaaatgggaagtgggaattcgttttaattaaaaaataataaataaaaaaatctgaaaacattccgaatttattttctataaatagaagagaaatgtgggGAGAAAGAGAAGGAAAAAATAGATGagagaattaaaaaataaaattcttcTTCTGCGCTAAGGAAATTTTTACTCGTTTCattctttcttcctctttctttcgaaaaattcaGCAATTCATCACCCTGTTTAAGACCCAAAAATGCCTCAAATTCAAGCTTAAAAATACCTTGTGAAGATTCATTGATAGTCACCTCTCTCACGCCAAAAACCAGTAGCCTCACGAGGTACAATCGAGTTTCGGTCTGGGCTCGAATTTTAGAAGGTTCGTCGCTAGATTTTCTGCTCATTTGCCGATTTGCCATTGGTTTGGTGTACTTGCTCGGCTCAGAATTGTTTTTGCATTAATCAAGTTCTGAAAAAATATTTTGCTTAAAGGTTCATTACTTATCCTCcctttgttaattatttcattgttttgtgtgatgttcttatagaggttcatgtaataattttttgtgttattttatttatacacatTGTCATGTTATAGTTTCTTTTTACATGTTTTAAGCTATTTGTCAACAAATTATTTTGAATAGGATTTCATCTTAATGAGATTtgctatttagaattaagaatgaagatcCTGTCATATTAATGGGTCATGTGTTGGAGTTCAAGTAAATGAACCAGAAATGAGTTACGACatttaataggaaagaaagaatTAGACATGGGTTGGATTGAGTATAAATCTGCCAGGCCCAATAATTTTGTCACTAGACTAATAATTAGCTCGTTCTTCCATAATGGATAAATGTCTCCTAATTTCAAAGATAGAGTAGTAGTAAATATTTCTAAGTTTGGATAACTTGTCAATactttaaataactaatatatttcccgacttccaaataatttcctatccataaattcttggtcttacaataatttcaaattagtttagAAAAAATAATACAAGTGCGCGTTTACGtgacttgaccaatcaacttcaaataataataaatgtgttattgattgtgtacatgtacgcgtgacatgattcttgacgccaaacaaaaatgagtacacgcatgcgtgacttatttcaagataattttcataaatctaatcaagcaataaaagcggacataggtaaacacatgagaaccaataaaatacaggttatccaaaaataatataagccaaatgtagtcaataaagcgaccgtgctagaaatacgggactcggggaatgccttacaccttctccccagtcaatagaattccttacccggactttatttttgcagactaATAATAatggagtcaaatcttcctttgactagggattcaaataaaaggtgacttggaacacccaaaaaaatcaattccaagtggcgactctgtaaataaaataatccctacttaaatttgtcactttaattggaaaaaatctttaacccataataatccataatacatatctttttggggggtataaaaggggtgtgacaccaggaacgcactcctcaggtcgtggctccaccgaTGTTTTGTCGGCGGTAGGCTGTAAAGAAGAAGCTtttttctttctgaggaatgatttttgatgttttcgccatttttgtaTTTAAAGATCGAGAATATAAGGTGATAACAAAGATTTGGTATAtttgaagaaagattttgcagaGAAGAATCATAGATTTGCGAATGAATTCAGAAGGTGTgagaaagaagttagaaaatttagagtttagagatgtaaaagtgattaaaagtgaaaaaatgggttatttataggtagagcaatggcggttcaatttCGATAATGGCCGATCATCGTCTGATACGCATTAAATGCCTAGGTAAATTGAACCGACGGGATACGTATCACGCACGTCATGATCGGACTCGATACaaacgtcagtatatatctaatcgtaccgttgaaaaatcatatcatttctcgctacatccttcccaagaaatgaggggactatctatatatggTCAAAAtcggttagtccttcgtacgaactggtcgaaaTGGTAATGCATTGAATCGAagatcaggttgaggtccgaaatcaggtcatcaagcttcgagccctagggactgatcaatgtcgagctcgatatcatcatcgagctcgaatccaaatcgaactatgatgaagtTATCGAACTTACgaggcagagaccgaccaacactatccccgaatcaatataaggctccgaatcagaatcgagctcgagtcaagatagAGAGCTCgagttgatatcgagctcgagtcaatatcgagctcatagacaagagccgttgcaaccgcactaggggagagaatcctggcaggaattatgaaAAAACCGATTTATcattggtctccactatgtatttttaattgtatTTAAAGTAGGATCGCTCCACTATAAAGGggttggttattatttctgtagagGACCAAGTTTCTACGTACATTGCAATTGAGAgatcatacactcctatattgaagagttatccttttttagctATATAGATTGATTCAttttgcttaatccataaatcatcttctttccaattttgcttatttttcatcctTTGCAATCAAtgttccatattttcattttacTCTTACGATTTATATCAAGTTATATCCCATACCcatagaactacgtataaattcaactctatccatattttcgggtaaacaaatttAAATCTAAAAATAATTGATAGAGTCTCTCTCACGCAGACAGTACACTAGTAGAGTGAATCAGAGTGCTTTTTGGAAATCAAGATTTCAAAATGGGGCAAAAGAAGATGATGGCATGTCCGTTCCGTACATTCATTCCCCTTGTAAACCTTCTTGGATTTGGAGATAAGGTTGTTGGAGGCTCTTGAAACCTATCCTCTCTCCAAATTAAGTGGTAATTTCAGTTTGTTTTTTGAAATTACTCAGTTCATTTTGTTTCCTAATTTTTGTAACCTCTTTATCCGTCCATGTGTTTGCTCTTGTTAAAGCCAAAAAGGTGGTAACTATATCAAAGTTTATGACTAGTTAAAAACTAAACTCATAAGCCCCAAGGCTTGGTCTAGTAGTAAGAGCCCAACATTTGACGTGTGGGTTAGGCACATGTCAGGATCAAACCTTGTCGCAGATAAAACTTTGGTATTTAAACGGAGAAGAGTAAAGGGGTAGACTCATTATCCATCGACTTTCTAGCCGTGCACCATTGGCCGTTGGAAATCTCTCGATTATCAAAAGAAAAGTAGAAATTCATAATCATATGCATTTGAATATGGTTTATACAAATTTGAGGTATAATTTTGACCACTTCATTTCTTTTAAGTAGAATCTTGACTAAAAACATAAGTACTCGTCTAAGTGCTTGTGTGTATGTAACAAGCCATCAATAAGGAGCTTGATGGCTTCAAAGGCTTAATTTGTTtttgataaatacaacagttcGAGCTTGAAACATCGTAGTTGAATTGCACTTCTTAACATATTCCTAGCCTATGGTGTAATTCTCAGCTGAATTGTTTACATGAAAGTCAAGTAATGGTTTTGATGTCATAATGTAACAATACCGAAATTCCTCACTGCATTAATAACAACTGGAATAGTGATTACAACCTTGAGATATCAATTGCAACACTCAAACTAATGAATTACAATGGAAACTACTGAAATAACAAGTAACTAAGGACAAAGATAAGAATGAGGATGAGAAGCAAAACTCAGACAAAGGGGATGAGGGAATACAGACACTTCATAACATTTCGCATAAACTGATACTACTTTCTAGCACCTAGTCCTTTTAACCAGTTGCCAATTGGATCCCAAATAAAACTCTCCAACTTTTTACTAAGCCCAATAATTCCAACTGAATTAGTCACATTCACTACTTCTAGCCCATAGGCTCTTAGGAAGTCTGCTTGGTTCACAACACATAAGATCATTGCGATTCTCACTCTATACCTAGTCTTTCATAGATCTAGTCGGTTTGGCTACGGCCCACTACCTTATTCAATTAAGAGAGAATGTGAAAGCAATGTATGGTTACAACTAAGAGGGAATGTGATAGCTAAGGAAGTCAATGTATTTGCATCATGTATGTCTAAATATAGGATGCTGTATCAATTTTGATTATAAGTGACTTCGTCAAATTATTACGATAGAGAAGAAGTAGCGTCAACCATGGGCACACACTTGAACATTAATTACTCTTTGGTGATTtggagagtgtgtgtgtgtgtgtattttctAACAGAGGAAGGGGTGATTGGTGTGTTCTTCAAACGGAATGATAGTTTGATGTCTTTTCAACCCCTTAAGAAGTATAAAGGATAGAGTGGCTCACGTGAAATTTGCATTCTCCTATCCGTGGTAGATATTTAACATGCTCACCTTGCTTTCTCTGGCAGGCATGCATCGTCACTTTGTCCTTTACAGCTTAACAGAATACCTCCAGAGAAGGTTTAGTTAACTATACTTTTTtctgttttcttttgttttgtctcTAGATTTGACTAGTTGTACATGAGCTAGGAGTTGGCTGCAGTAAAGGGGAAAAAAAGCGGACACTTAAGCAACCTACTCAAGACCACACACCACACACTAAAAAGAGTGAGGGAGAGGTGTTCTTTGGTTGAAGCCTAACGTGACCTTATCTTTGTCATTTGTCACTGGAAAAACTTACTGCCACAGCTTTAACCGGCAATTTACCCCTGATGACGTGTTGCAGCTGCTGGATCGCTTCTATAACTTGGAAATGATGGTATGTCCAATAATCttgagttttatgatatttttgtgCTTTTCTGTCCTAAGAAGAGTTAGTTTTGCTTAGCATCTAACTTAGGACTTTGCAGTGGGCAAGCTTTATGAAATTGCTGTATTGATTGTGCTCGTCTTAAAGCCTATTCTACACTTGTTGAGTCACTCTGTTAGAATCTAGAGGTTTAGTCATAGTTGGCAAGTATCTCTTGCTGCCTCAAAAATTTATCGTTGTGACTAATAACCATTGCCACTCTCATGCTTGGTTCGTAATTTCAGAAACCAGATGTTGAGGATGCACAAATCCTGAATCAAGAGGAAGATTTCTGCTTGCCACAAAGTTAATTCTAGAAGGAAGAATCTTGAATGACACAGTTTAGAAATAATGCATGTTTTCGGATGCATCTATGGCATTCATGTATAGTAGTAAAGTATATAaggtctttcttttctttatctgTTATGTCATTTTCAGCAGAGTAAAACTTTTAGCGGATCTCCTAAGTAGGCTGTATTTCCTGATGATAATTGCTTTTTAATTTCTCAAAGTAGCATTTTATTACCTAAATATTCTCTTAAATAGAGTAGTTGTTTTTATCCTTTTTCTACATTTGAATATGTTCTTACACAAGTCAGTACTGTGCCAATCTAAGACATAAATGCCACTCATAAACAGGTCTAATGATGATCAGTTTGATGTTGTTTAGAACTTCTTGACCTCTTGTTAAATTTCGATTGGGCTTTAGATAGTTGCTTATATGCACTAACTACTCTTAGGCAGGAAGAGTAATTTGTCATTAGGAAAGAAGCCTAAGAAATTCTCTGGCAAAACCATGGTATGATGGACTTAGTTTAGATTGTTGCAGAATGCACTGGACAAGTTCGACTGGAGAGTTTATTTATACCATAAAACAGATGGTCAGCTGAAATCCTAGCGGACGTTATTTCTTCTTCTCATCTGTCAAAGTTTTGGTGGACATAGTAATTTGGTACTAGTGCTGCTAGGAGGTAGGTATTTAATGAAATTAATCGAGGTGCACGCTAGCTAGCTGGCTAAAATACTACTCCCTTCAttctaatttatgtgaatttattttctttttggtccattcaaaaaagaatgacccctttctaaatttggaaataattttgcttaaacttacaattctacccttaatgagaagtttttatactcacacaaatactctgggcacctttttgaattgtttaggaccacaaattccaaaagtcttcattttttcttaaattccgtgccTAGTCAAACatattcacataaattggaacggagggagtaatatcattaaaaaaaaaaaaaaaaaaaaactggtcAGCTTTAATCCCTTGGGTAAATTGGCTGATTCATTCTACTTGGAACGAACTTGGCATCATGGATTCTTTCTTCAAACTTCTTATTGGTGAACATGGTTCACGTCTAAAACGAAAGGATTGGGCTACATGTTACTCCTAAGGATATACAGTGTAACATTTAAAGGATTTCAACCCTCAAAAGATTTCAACACAACGTAAAAAATACATTTAAATAGTGACAGTACATTGATGCATAGTTTTCGTTACTTTACAAACATGCTAATAATACACTCAAGGATgacaattatttatttataagaTCTTAAAACTCTAGATGGACATGTGTATGTGGTGTGAATTACATAAATCGCAATAGGAAATTTGTGGTTTGAGAAAAGATGGAATTGCTATGAAGTATTGCTTCATaacctgtttggccaaactttaaaATCAGTCTATTttaaaaagtgtttttcaaaagaATTACTTTTGGAGAGAATTTATTTGTGTTTTTCAAAAAACGCTAAtgcaaaataatttattttttaccaaacttttcaaaaagtgcttttgagtctCAAATTATGAATAAGGTAAGGAAAAGACTAAGGTAaagttttctttttatttaagtaaaatatgaaaataaaattaaaaaatacttTATTCTTTTAAGACAATTTAAATATATCAAGACATCActcaacaaatataaaaatatttacatcaaaGTCACCATATATTTGAAATCtaccataaaaataaaaataaacacttCTACCGTGAGAGAGAAGACATGAATCGTGAGGGAGGAGACGTCGAATAAACTTCTGGACAGGAGAATTGTGTTTCGAATGGCTAAATATTAGGTTAAATTGAGTagagttattttggtatatataattttttttgcgAGGGGTATGTTTGCCAAAAGGATAATTAATACAACTTTtgcttcaacttttgaaaagAAGCTATTTTTCAATTTGTACAAAACAGCTTGTGCGTCTACTCAATAATATTCTTTTTcctttggaaagtttgaccagacacaagcttggccaaacagacttTAATTATTAACATTATCAAAGAACTaagatataaattatttttttattatactgTTTTATGCGCATCTGCTATTTAAGTTGATGGTTGACAGATTTATTTCTATTTTGAGTTATAGATCTTATTCACCTGAATATAAAACATTTCTTAATGTACTATATATAATTTGCGAGGATCTGAACAATTGAATGAATATACATTTATTTGGGGTCAAGTGTAGAGGCGGATGAACATTACACGGAAAGTGATTGTCGGCATCCGAAAACATTGACAAAAGCTCCTTGTATAGTTGCAAATGTCTTCAAAAAATAATGAGATATCAGCACATAAATTCTGTATCAATTTTTATGAGCGtgataaatttatattgaatGTTGTGGTTAACCGCAATAGCGAATCCGCCTCTCGACTTTTGCTTCTCATTGCTCCTTCAAGACAACGCCTCTATTGAACTTCAAAGCAGCCTTACATAATTTTGTGACACAAATGTTAAAACCTAAAATTTTCAGGTCTTTTACATTCCTCCTAGCACCCCATCGTCATCTCCAAATTATCCCCACATCAGCAGCCACCAACGCAGCCCAATTTGCTCCTCAACTCCAATCTCCAAACCCCATCAGACCAGTAAACGAAACCCACCTCTTAAGAGTCTGTACAATTCTCTACCAGCAACAGTACTCATCCGATAAAAAAGTCCGCAATAACCTCTGCAAAACACCATTTGACCTCACCCATGAGTTCTTCCTTCAAGTATGCAACAAATTCCCATATTCTTGGAGACCCCTTTACAAATTCTATGAATTTACCAAGTCACAGCCCCACTTCAATCACACATCCACCACCCTCAACAAAATGCTAGATGTAATTGGAAAATCAAGAAACATTGATCTTTTCTGGGAAGTAGTTCAAGAAATTGGAAGATGTCAATTGGTCACCCCTAAAACTTATGTAGTTGGGTTAAAAACTCTAGCTGAAGCTAGGGAGTTGAAGAAATGTGTTTATGTTTTTCATGTGATGAATGGTTTTGGATATGGGTATAATGTGGAAATATTGAATAAAGTAGTTGAGGCTCTTTGTAGAAATAAGCTTGTTGAGGAGGCTAAGCATGTGGTGTTGAAGTTGAAAGATTGGATAAAGCCAAATGGGGTTACTTATAGATGGTTAATATATGGGTTTTGTGATGTTGGTGATGTGATTGAAGCCTCAAAGGTTTGGAATTTAATGGTTGATGAAGGTTTTGAACCTGATATTGAATGTGTTGAGACTATGATTGAGACCCTTTTCAAGAATAACAGATATGATGAAGCATTGAAGGTTTTTCAATCAATGAGAGTGAATAGGATGTCTGAATTGGGGGTTTCTACTTACAGGTTGGTGATCAATTGGTTGTGCAAGAAAGGCAAGCTAGGAGAGAGTTATGTAGTGTTTGAAGAAATGCAAAAGAGAGGGATTAAAGCCGATAATCTTACATTAGCATCGATAACCTATGG
This region of Nicotiana tomentosiformis chromosome 4, ASM39032v3, whole genome shotgun sequence genomic DNA includes:
- the LOC104087997 gene encoding putative pentatricopeptide repeat-containing protein At1g26500 — translated: MLKPKIFRSFTFLLAPHRHLQIIPTSAATNAAQFAPQLQSPNPIRPVNETHLLRVCTILYQQQYSSDKKVRNNLCKTPFDLTHEFFLQVCNKFPYSWRPLYKFYEFTKSQPHFNHTSTTLNKMLDVIGKSRNIDLFWEVVQEIGRCQLVTPKTYVVGLKTLAEARELKKCVYVFHVMNGFGYGYNVEILNKVVEALCRNKLVEEAKHVVLKLKDWIKPNGVTYRWLIYGFCDVGDVIEASKVWNLMVDEGFEPDIECVETMIETLFKNNRYDEALKVFQSMRVNRMSELGVSTYRLVINWLCKKGKLGESYVVFEEMQKRGIKADNLTLASITYGLVSRGRIREAYSVVQEIEKPDISVYHGMIKALLKLKRASEATEVFREMIKRGCEPIMHTYVMLLQGHLGKRGRKGSDPLVNFDTIFVGGLVKAGRTLDATKYAERLLYKKVEVPRFDYNKFLHYYSNEEGVVMFEVMSKKLREVGHFDLADIFARYGEKMATRDRRRNRTTEW